From a single Okeanomitos corallinicola TIOX110 genomic region:
- the rplV gene encoding 50S ribosomal protein L22, whose protein sequence is MATDTTEVKAIARYIRISPYKVRRVLDQIRGRSYREALIILEFMPYRACDPVLKVLRSAAANAEHNEGLERADLVITQAYADQGPVLKRFQPRAQGRAYQIRKPTCHITVAVGAATAK, encoded by the coding sequence ATGGCAACTGATACTACAGAAGTTAAAGCGATCGCTCGTTATATCCGCATATCTCCTTACAAAGTACGACGTGTACTTGACCAAATCAGGGGACGTTCTTACAGAGAAGCACTAATAATACTGGAATTCATGCCCTACAGAGCTTGTGATCCAGTGTTAAAAGTATTAAGAAGTGCAGCTGCTAACGCTGAACATAACGAGGGTCTAGAACGGGCAGATTTAGTCATCACTCAAGCTTATGCTGACCAAGGTCCTGTCCTAAAACGGTTTCAACCCAGAGCGCAAGGGCGAGCTTACCAAATTCGCAAGCCGACGTGTCATATCACCGTAGCTGTCGGTGCTGCTACTGCCAAATAA
- the rpmC gene encoding 50S ribosomal protein L29, translating into MPLPKISEARELTDEKLSEEIVAVKKALFQLRLQKATRQLEKPHQFRHARHRLAQLLTVEGERQRAVSQTTKE; encoded by the coding sequence ATGCCTCTTCCCAAGATTTCAGAAGCTAGAGAATTAACTGATGAAAAACTGTCTGAGGAAATAGTTGCCGTTAAAAAAGCACTATTTCAGTTGCGCTTACAAAAAGCTACTAGACAGCTAGAAAAACCTCACCAGTTCAGACACGCCCGCCATCGTTTAGCCCAACTACTCACTGTAGAGGGAGAACGTCAAAGGGCAGTAAGTCAAACGACTAAGGAATAA
- a CDS encoding heavy metal translocating P-type ATPase — MENSILKLRGMSCASCAKSIENVINSVPGVNECIVNFGAEQATVKYDPRKTNLEAIQEAVDAAGYSAYPLQKQNLMAGEDDVQKRHRFRESRDLIRKVAVGGIISTVLVIGSLPMMTGLHLSLIPVWLHNPWVQLILTTPVQFWCGYSFYINGWKALKRHAATMDTLIALGTSAAYFYSLFPTLFPSFFINQGLTPDVYYETAAVVITLILLGRLFENRAKGQTSEAIRQLIGLQAKTARLIRNGREVDVLIEEVQIGDVILVRPGEKIPVDGEVIEGASTIDEGMVTGESVAVKKQPGDEVIGATINKTGSFKFRATRVGSDTVLAQIVQLVQQAQGSKAPIQRLADQVTGWFVPAVIAIALLTFIIWFNFTGNVTLALITTIGVLIIACPCALGLATPTSVMVGTGKGAENGILIKGAESLELAHKIQTIVLDKTGTITQGKPTVTDFVTVNGTANSNEIKLVQLTASVERNSEHPLAEAVVRYAQSQEVTLANVREFEAIIGSGVKGIVSNNLVQIGTQPWMSELGIDTQALQPDKERLEYLGKTAIWIAVDGQIQGLMGISDAIKPTSIQAVRALQKLGLEVVMLTGDNRRTAETIAREVGIQGVLAEVRPDQKAATVQKLQSEGKIVAMVGDGINDAPALAQADVGIAIGTGTDVAIAASDITLISGDLRSIVTAIQLSNATIRNIRQNLFFAFIYNVVGIPIAAGILFPIFGWLLNPIIAGAAMAFSSVSVVTNALRLRKFEAKTVA; from the coding sequence ATGGAGAATAGCATACTCAAACTGCGCGGCATGAGTTGTGCCTCTTGTGCCAAAAGTATTGAAAATGTGATTAATTCTGTTCCCGGTGTCAATGAATGTATTGTGAATTTTGGAGCAGAACAGGCCACAGTTAAATATGACCCTAGAAAAACTAATTTAGAAGCCATTCAAGAAGCGGTAGATGCAGCAGGTTACTCTGCCTACCCACTCCAAAAACAGAACCTAATGGCAGGAGAAGATGATGTCCAGAAAAGGCATCGCTTCCGAGAATCCCGCGATTTAATCCGAAAGGTGGCGGTAGGAGGCATCATTAGCACTGTGTTAGTGATAGGTTCATTGCCTATGATGACAGGGTTGCACTTATCCTTGATCCCAGTATGGCTACACAATCCTTGGGTACAGTTGATACTCACTACTCCAGTACAGTTCTGGTGTGGTTATTCCTTCTACATTAACGGTTGGAAAGCTTTGAAACGTCATGCTGCCACAATGGATACTCTAATTGCTTTAGGTACAAGTGCAGCGTATTTTTATTCCCTATTTCCTACCTTATTTCCCAGCTTTTTTATCAATCAGGGGTTAACACCAGATGTATATTATGAGACGGCTGCTGTTGTCATTACCCTGATTTTACTAGGCAGACTATTTGAAAATCGCGCCAAAGGACAAACTTCAGAAGCTATCCGTCAGCTGATTGGGTTACAAGCTAAAACAGCGCGTTTAATTCGTAATGGACGAGAAGTAGATGTCCTAATCGAAGAAGTGCAGATTGGAGATGTCATACTGGTTCGTCCTGGCGAGAAAATTCCTGTTGACGGGGAAGTAATTGAGGGAGCATCCACAATTGATGAAGGGATGGTGACAGGGGAAAGTGTGGCGGTTAAAAAACAACCAGGTGATGAAGTGATTGGAGCTACCATTAACAAAACTGGGAGTTTCAAGTTTCGAGCCACACGAGTCGGTAGTGATACTGTACTAGCTCAGATTGTCCAATTAGTACAGCAAGCACAGGGTTCTAAAGCCCCAATTCAGAGATTAGCAGATCAAGTGACCGGATGGTTTGTACCTGCGGTAATTGCGATCGCACTGCTCACTTTTATCATTTGGTTTAATTTTACAGGCAACGTGACTTTAGCACTAATTACCACCATTGGGGTACTAATTATCGCCTGTCCTTGTGCGCTGGGTTTAGCCACACCAACATCTGTAATGGTAGGAACTGGTAAAGGTGCAGAAAATGGCATTTTGATTAAAGGCGCTGAAAGCTTAGAACTAGCGCACAAAATTCAAACAATCGTGCTAGACAAAACTGGAACTATCACTCAGGGTAAACCAACAGTCACCGATTTTGTCACCGTCAATGGTACTGCTAATAGCAACGAAATCAAGTTAGTGCAACTTACGGCATCTGTGGAACGCAATTCCGAACATCCATTGGCAGAAGCTGTTGTCAGATATGCTCAATCTCAAGAAGTGACGTTAGCAAATGTCAGAGAGTTTGAAGCAATTATAGGCAGTGGTGTAAAGGGTATAGTTTCTAATAATCTCGTACAAATTGGCACACAACCCTGGATGTCAGAATTAGGTATTGACACCCAAGCCTTGCAACCAGATAAAGAGCGTTTGGAATATCTAGGTAAAACGGCGATTTGGATTGCAGTTGACGGACAAATTCAGGGATTAATGGGGATTTCTGATGCCATCAAACCTACCTCCATACAGGCAGTTCGCGCTTTGCAAAAACTGGGTTTAGAAGTAGTAATGCTCACAGGAGATAATCGGCGCACCGCAGAAACCATCGCCCGTGAAGTTGGAATCCAGGGTGTTTTGGCTGAAGTCCGCCCCGACCAAAAAGCCGCTACAGTGCAGAAACTACAATCAGAAGGAAAGATTGTAGCTATGGTTGGTGATGGTATTAATGATGCACCAGCACTAGCCCAAGCCGATGTAGGAATAGCAATTGGCACTGGAACAGATGTAGCGATCGCTGCCAGTGACATCACACTCATCTCCGGTGACTTACGAAGCATTGTCACAGCCATTCAACTTAGCAATGCCACAATTCGTAACATTCGTCAAAACCTATTCTTCGCCTTCATCTACAACGTTGTTGGTATTCCGATTGCTGCGGGTATTTTGTTCCCCATCTTTGGCTGGTTACTTAACCCCATCATTGCAGGTGCAGCAATGGCATTTAGTTCAGTTTCAGTAGTTACGAATGCCCTACGTCTGCGTAAATTTGAAGCTAAAACAGTAGCATAA
- the rplP gene encoding 50S ribosomal protein L16, with translation MLSPKRTKFRKQQRGRMEGLAHRGSTLNFGDFALQAQEPSWITSRQIEASRRAMTRYIRRGGKIWIRIFPDKPITMRPAETRMGSGKGNPEFWVAVVKPGRILFEIAGVSEEVAREAMRLASHKLPIKTKFIVRPQIQEQD, from the coding sequence ATGTTAAGTCCTAAGAGAACTAAATTCCGCAAACAACAACGCGGACGGATGGAGGGTTTAGCACACCGTGGCAGCACCCTTAATTTTGGGGATTTTGCTCTCCAGGCACAAGAACCTTCTTGGATTACATCTCGGCAAATAGAAGCTTCTCGTCGAGCTATGACCCGTTACATCCGTCGGGGTGGTAAAATTTGGATCCGGATTTTTCCTGACAAGCCCATCACCATGCGTCCCGCAGAAACCCGGATGGGTTCAGGTAAAGGTAATCCAGAATTTTGGGTAGCTGTAGTGAAACCAGGCAGAATCTTATTTGAGATTGCTGGTGTTTCTGAAGAAGTAGCCCGTGAAGCAATGCGCTTGGCTTCTCATAAACTACCCATTAAAACTAAGTTCATTGTGCGACCCCAAATACAGGAGCAGGATTAG
- a CDS encoding 50S ribosomal protein L23 — protein MPNFDPRNLADLVRRPILTEKATVMMEQNKYTFEVTPKSTKPQIRAAIEDLFQVKVVKVNTSLPPRKKRRVGKFIGFKPQYKRAVVTVAEGDAEKIRQVLFPDV, from the coding sequence GTGCCTAACTTTGACCCCCGTAACCTGGCTGACCTAGTACGTCGCCCGATTTTAACCGAAAAAGCGACAGTGATGATGGAGCAAAACAAATACACATTTGAAGTCACTCCAAAATCCACAAAGCCCCAAATTAGAGCAGCAATTGAAGACTTATTCCAAGTCAAAGTTGTCAAAGTCAACACATCCTTACCACCACGGAAAAAACGCCGTGTAGGTAAATTTATCGGTTTCAAACCCCAATACAAACGGGCAGTTGTCACCGTGGCGGAAGGGGACGCAGAGAAGATCAGACAAGTTCTGTTCCCAGACGTTTAA
- a CDS encoding cupredoxin domain-containing protein — protein MLSKVILSSIAGLGLAFSVASDQVVAQINNEMPATQRLQTTQFRHIEQPFWVKGAVTTAGLGLIGLEIWWFLLSKPKPQTAKAHNGIQEIDITVDGGYEPSRIIINAGQRVRLNFLRRDPSSCLEEIRLPDFHIAKNLPLNEVTPIEFTSNKPGTYTFNCGMNMYRGVVEVKSAT, from the coding sequence ATGTTGAGTAAAGTAATTCTTAGCAGTATAGCAGGCTTGGGATTAGCATTCAGTGTTGCCTCAGATCAAGTAGTTGCACAGATAAATAATGAAATGCCAGCTACCCAGCGATTGCAGACAACTCAGTTTCGTCATATTGAGCAACCATTCTGGGTAAAAGGTGCAGTTACAACAGCTGGCTTGGGGCTAATCGGACTAGAAATATGGTGGTTTCTCCTCAGTAAACCAAAACCCCAAACAGCCAAAGCTCATAATGGGATTCAAGAAATTGATATTACTGTAGATGGAGGCTACGAACCTAGCCGAATTATAATCAATGCAGGTCAAAGAGTCCGCCTTAATTTCCTACGTCGTGATCCTAGTAGTTGTCTTGAAGAAATACGCCTACCTGATTTCCATATCGCCAAAAACCTACCACTCAACGAAGTCACACCCATTGAGTTCACATCCAATAAACCAGGTACTTATACTTTCAACTGCGGTATGAATATGTATCGTGGTGTTGTGGAAGTAAAGTCTGCCACATAA
- the rpsC gene encoding 30S ribosomal protein S3, with amino-acid sequence MGQKIHPVGFRLGITREHQSRWFAVPDRYPELLQEDHKLRQYIDQKLGKKAQNNAGISEVRIERKADQIDLEVRTARPGVVVGRGGQGIEALRTGLQELLGSNRQIRINVVEVQKVDADASLIGEYIAQQLERRVSFRRVVRQAIQRAQRAGVQGIKIQVSGRLNGAEIARTEWTREGRVPLHTLRADIDYAYCTAQTIYGILGIKVWVFKGEIIPGQEEIPSQPTTREREPRRRQQQRRRQQFEDRSNEA; translated from the coding sequence GTGGGACAGAAAATTCATCCAGTCGGTTTTCGTCTGGGAATTACAAGAGAACATCAATCCCGTTGGTTTGCGGTTCCTGACCGCTATCCAGAACTGCTACAGGAAGACCATAAACTCCGCCAGTACATAGATCAAAAACTAGGTAAAAAGGCTCAAAACAACGCAGGTATTTCCGAAGTACGTATTGAGCGCAAAGCTGACCAAATTGACCTAGAAGTCAGAACAGCAAGACCTGGTGTTGTAGTCGGTCGCGGTGGACAAGGTATAGAAGCACTACGTACGGGACTCCAAGAACTATTGGGTAGTAACCGTCAAATTCGCATTAACGTAGTTGAGGTTCAAAAAGTTGATGCTGATGCTTCTTTGATTGGTGAATACATTGCTCAACAATTAGAGCGTCGTGTTTCCTTCCGTCGAGTAGTACGCCAAGCTATTCAACGCGCTCAAAGAGCGGGAGTGCAGGGAATTAAAATTCAAGTTAGTGGTCGCCTCAACGGAGCAGAAATTGCTCGGACAGAGTGGACAAGAGAAGGTAGAGTTCCTCTACACACCCTCCGGGCTGACATTGACTATGCTTACTGCACAGCCCAAACAATTTACGGGATTCTCGGAATCAAGGTTTGGGTATTTAAGGGAGAAATTATCCCTGGGCAAGAAGAAATTCCTTCCCAACCAACCACAAGAGAGCGTGAGCCACGTCGTCGTCAACAACAACGCCGTCGCCAGCAATTTGAAGACCGTTCCAACGAAGCGTAA
- the rplC gene encoding 50S ribosomal protein L3, with protein sequence MSVGILGTKLGMTQIFNEEGVAIPVTVVKVGPCTVTQVKTKQTDGYSAIQVGYGEVKPKALNRPKLGHLAKSDAPALRHLNEYRTDAVGNYALGQEIKADIFSEGQIVDVVGTSIGRGFAGNQKRHNFGRGPMSHGSKNHKEPGSIGAGTTPGRVYPGKRMAGRLGGTRVTIRKLTVVKVDVERNLLLIKGAIPGKPGGLVNVLPTNKVGNK encoded by the coding sequence GTGTCTGTAGGTATTCTCGGCACCAAGCTGGGCATGACCCAAATCTTTAACGAAGAAGGAGTAGCCATTCCTGTCACCGTCGTTAAGGTAGGTCCATGCACTGTCACACAAGTTAAAACAAAACAGACCGACGGTTACTCAGCCATCCAAGTTGGATATGGCGAAGTTAAACCCAAGGCATTGAACAGACCAAAACTAGGACACCTAGCTAAATCAGATGCCCCTGCATTGCGCCACTTAAACGAGTATCGCACTGATGCCGTAGGCAATTATGCTTTAGGTCAAGAGATTAAAGCAGACATCTTTAGTGAAGGTCAAATTGTAGATGTAGTTGGAACAAGCATTGGTCGCGGTTTTGCCGGCAACCAAAAGCGGCATAACTTTGGTCGTGGACCTATGTCTCACGGTTCTAAAAACCACAAAGAACCTGGTTCTATTGGTGCAGGTACAACCCCTGGTCGTGTTTATCCTGGCAAAAGGATGGCAGGTAGATTAGGTGGAACTCGCGTCACAATTCGCAAACTGACAGTAGTGAAAGTAGACGTAGAGCGTAACTTACTACTAATAAAGGGAGCTATTCCCGGCAAACCAGGTGGATTAGTCAACGTATTACCCACCAATAAAGTTGGTAACAAATAG
- the rplE gene encoding 50S ribosomal protein L5, with the protein MATTRLKTLYQETIVPKLTQQFQYTNVHQVPKVVKITVNRGLGEAAQNAKALEASLSEIALITGQKPVVTRAKKAIAGFKIRQGMPVGIMVTLRGERMYAFLDRLISLSLPRIRDFRGISPKSFDGRGNYTLGVREQLIFPEVEYDSIDQIRGLDISIITTAKNDEEGRALLKEMGMPFRD; encoded by the coding sequence ATGGCGACAACCAGACTCAAAACTTTATATCAAGAGACAATTGTCCCCAAGCTAACTCAGCAGTTTCAATACACCAACGTTCATCAAGTACCTAAGGTGGTCAAAATAACTGTTAACAGAGGTTTGGGAGAAGCTGCTCAAAATGCTAAAGCGTTAGAAGCATCTTTAAGTGAAATAGCTTTAATTACTGGTCAAAAACCAGTAGTAACAAGAGCCAAAAAGGCGATCGCTGGCTTTAAAATTCGTCAAGGTATGCCCGTTGGCATCATGGTGACTCTCAGAGGCGAACGGATGTACGCCTTTCTCGACCGACTAATTAGCCTATCACTACCTAGAATCCGTGACTTTCGTGGTATTAGCCCCAAAAGCTTTGATGGCAGAGGTAACTACACTCTAGGTGTAAGAGAACAGCTAATTTTTCCAGAAGTCGAGTACGACAGCATTGATCAAATCCGTGGTTTAGATATTTCTATCATCACCACAGCTAAAAACGACGAAGAAGGTCGTGCTTTACTCAAGGAAATGGGAATGCCCTTTCGCGATTAA
- the rpsS gene encoding 30S ribosomal protein S19 gives MGRSLKKGPFIADHLLSKIEKLNANNEKQVIKTWSRASTILPMMVGHTIAVHNGKQHVPVFVNEQMVGHKLGEFAPTRPYRGHGRSDKKSGR, from the coding sequence ATGGGTCGTTCTTTAAAAAAAGGTCCTTTCATTGCTGATCATTTACTCAGCAAAATTGAAAAGCTCAACGCTAACAACGAAAAGCAAGTTATCAAAACTTGGTCAAGAGCCTCAACAATCCTGCCAATGATGGTGGGTCATACCATTGCTGTTCATAACGGTAAACAACACGTTCCCGTATTTGTAAACGAGCAAATGGTAGGGCATAAATTGGGTGAGTTTGCACCAACACGCCCCTACAGAGGGCATGGTCGAAGTGACAAAAAATCAGGCAGGTAA
- the rplB gene encoding 50S ribosomal protein L2 codes for MGTRSYRPYTPSTRQVTISDFAEITKSKPEKSLIESVHRAKGRNNQGRITSRRRGGGHKQLYRIIDFKRNKRDISAIVTAVEYDPNRNARIALVQYEDGEKRYILHPNGLKVGTTIIAGVDAPIEDGNALPLYRIPTGTNVHNVEMTPGKGGQIVRAAGATAQVMAKEGDYVTLKLPSGEFRMIRRECYATIGQVGNTEARNLSAGKAGRNRWKGRRPKVRGSVMNPVDHPHGGGEGRAPIGRSGPVTPWGKPTLGAKTRKRNKASNKLIVRRRRKSSKRGRGGRQS; via the coding sequence ATGGGTACTCGTTCTTATCGCCCTTATACCCCCAGTACTCGCCAAGTTACAATCTCCGACTTTGCGGAAATCACCAAATCCAAACCTGAAAAGTCACTGATAGAATCAGTTCATCGTGCCAAAGGTCGGAATAATCAAGGGCGGATAACCAGCCGTCGTCGGGGAGGCGGACATAAACAACTATACCGGATCATCGATTTTAAAAGAAATAAAAGAGATATCTCGGCTATCGTTACAGCAGTTGAATACGATCCTAACCGGAATGCGCGCATTGCCCTAGTTCAATATGAAGATGGGGAAAAGCGTTATATTTTACATCCTAATGGTTTGAAAGTAGGCACAACAATTATTGCTGGTGTTGATGCTCCTATTGAAGATGGTAATGCTTTACCTCTGTATAGGATTCCTACAGGTACTAACGTCCACAACGTGGAAATGACACCCGGAAAAGGTGGACAAATTGTACGTGCGGCCGGTGCGACAGCCCAAGTTATGGCAAAAGAAGGTGATTACGTTACCCTCAAATTGCCTTCTGGCGAATTTCGGATGATTCGCCGGGAATGTTACGCCACCATTGGACAAGTAGGCAACACAGAAGCAAGAAACCTCAGTGCTGGTAAAGCCGGACGTAACCGCTGGAAAGGTCGTCGCCCTAAAGTTAGAGGTAGTGTAATGAACCCAGTAGACCACCCACATGGTGGTGGTGAAGGTAGAGCGCCTATCGGTAGATCAGGCCCTGTTACTCCCTGGGGTAAACCAACTTTAGGTGCTAAGACCCGTAAGCGTAACAAGGCAAGTAATAAACTGATTGTACGTCGCCGTCGTAAGTCATCTAAACGCGGTCGTGGTGGTCGTCAGTCTTAG
- the rplD gene encoding 50S ribosomal protein L4: MVESVVKNWQGDQVGQTSFELKVAKEETAAHIVHRALVRQMTNSRQGTASTKTRAEVRGGGRKPWRQKGTGRARAGSIRSPLWRGGGVIFGPKPRDFNIKLNRKERRLALRTAFVSRAEDLIVVEEFSNELQRPKTKELVAALARWGVAPEQKSLLILSEVAENVSLSARNIENVKLIAADQLNVYDLLHADKVVVTPAALEKIQEVYSA; encoded by the coding sequence ATGGTTGAGAGTGTAGTTAAAAATTGGCAAGGAGACCAAGTTGGCCAAACCAGCTTTGAGTTAAAAGTTGCCAAAGAAGAAACAGCAGCGCACATAGTACATCGCGCCCTAGTTCGACAAATGACCAATTCTCGCCAAGGTACAGCCAGCACTAAAACCCGTGCAGAAGTACGAGGTGGAGGTCGCAAACCTTGGAGACAAAAAGGTACAGGTCGCGCCCGTGCAGGTTCTATCCGCTCACCCTTATGGCGTGGTGGTGGTGTCATCTTTGGTCCCAAACCCAGAGACTTCAACATCAAACTTAACCGTAAAGAAAGACGTTTAGCACTACGGACGGCCTTTGTTAGTCGTGCTGAAGACCTAATTGTTGTAGAAGAATTTAGTAACGAACTACAACGCCCTAAAACCAAGGAACTGGTAGCAGCATTAGCTCGTTGGGGAGTAGCACCAGAACAAAAAAGCTTGTTAATTTTGTCCGAAGTTGCAGAAAACGTCAGTTTATCAGCCCGCAACATCGAAAACGTCAAACTTATCGCAGCTGATCAGTTGAATGTTTACGACTTGCTCCACGCTGACAAAGTTGTAGTTACACCAGCAGCATTAGAAAAAATTCAGGAGGTCTACAGTGCCTAA
- the rplX gene encoding 50S ribosomal protein L24, translating into MAKPKPKVFHKMHVKTGDTVQVIAGKDKGKIGEIIKSLPETSKVLVKGVNIKTKHVKPQQEGESGQIVTQEYPIHSSNVMLYSNKQNVASRICYTFTAEGKKVRMLKKTGEILDK; encoded by the coding sequence ATGGCAAAGCCAAAACCCAAAGTATTTCACAAAATGCACGTCAAGACTGGTGACACAGTACAAGTGATAGCTGGTAAAGATAAAGGTAAAATTGGTGAAATCATCAAATCCTTACCCGAAACCAGCAAAGTGCTAGTCAAAGGTGTGAACATCAAAACTAAACACGTTAAGCCTCAGCAAGAAGGTGAATCTGGGCAAATTGTTACCCAAGAGTATCCTATCCATAGCTCTAACGTCATGCTTTATTCTAACAAGCAAAACGTCGCTAGTCGGATTTGCTACACTTTCACCGCTGAAGGTAAGAAAGTACGGATGTTAAAGAAAACAGGCGAGATTTTAGATAAATAA
- a CDS encoding heavy metal-responsive transcriptional regulator, which yields MLVQEEPKLIGNIAKSSGVPIKTIRYYEELGLLKSSARTEGGFRLFNSDVLERLHFIKRAQSLGLSLSEIKEFLNVHDEGELPCEHIKIKLEDKIKTIDEKIRQLLILRQELSGLVSGWETIPENPEKTICPIIERN from the coding sequence ATGTTAGTCCAAGAAGAGCCAAAACTCATTGGTAATATTGCCAAGTCTAGTGGTGTACCTATTAAAACTATTCGCTACTATGAAGAACTTGGTCTACTTAAATCATCAGCAAGAACGGAAGGTGGATTTAGATTATTTAACTCTGATGTTTTGGAGCGACTACACTTTATTAAACGCGCTCAAAGCTTAGGATTAAGCTTGTCAGAGATTAAGGAATTTTTAAATGTTCATGATGAAGGGGAATTACCTTGTGAGCATATAAAAATTAAATTAGAAGATAAGATTAAAACTATTGATGAAAAAATCCGGCAATTACTTATTTTGAGACAAGAATTATCAGGATTAGTTTCTGGTTGGGAAACCATACCTGAAAATCCTGAAAAAACAATTTGTCCTATTATTGAAAGAAATTAA
- the rpsQ gene encoding 30S ribosomal protein S17, with translation MAVKERVGLVVSDKMQKTVIVAVENRAPHPKYGKIIVKTRRYKAHDEENSCKVGDRVRIQETRPLSKTKRWQITEILNAKATT, from the coding sequence ATGGCAGTCAAAGAACGAGTTGGCTTGGTAGTGAGCGATAAAATGCAAAAAACAGTGATAGTCGCTGTGGAAAACCGCGCTCCTCACCCCAAGTACGGCAAAATCATAGTTAAAACCCGGCGCTATAAAGCTCATGATGAAGAAAATTCCTGTAAAGTGGGCGATCGCGTCCGCATTCAGGAAACCAGACCCCTGAGCAAAACCAAGCGTTGGCAAATCACAGAAATCCTTAACGCTAAAGCTACAACATAA
- the rplN gene encoding 50S ribosomal protein L14, producing the protein MIQPQTYLNVADNSGAKKLMCIRVLGAGNRRYGGVGDRIIAVVKESSPNMAVKKSDVVEAVIVRTRKSINRDSGMSIRFDDNAAVIINKEGNPRGTRVFGPVARELRDKNFTKIVSLAPEVL; encoded by the coding sequence GTGATCCAACCCCAAACTTATCTGAACGTTGCAGATAATAGCGGTGCCAAAAAACTTATGTGTATCCGCGTATTAGGTGCAGGTAATCGCCGCTACGGTGGCGTAGGCGACAGAATTATCGCCGTTGTCAAAGAGTCTTCACCCAACATGGCTGTAAAAAAGTCTGATGTGGTAGAAGCAGTAATTGTTCGTACTCGAAAAAGTATCAACCGCGACAGTGGTATGAGCATTCGTTTTGATGATAACGCCGCAGTCATCATCAACAAAGAAGGTAATCCCAGAGGTACACGGGTGTTTGGACCTGTAGCACGGGAATTACGCGATAAAAACTTTACTAAAATAGTTTCTCTCGCGCCGGAGGTGCTGTAA
- a CDS encoding NAD(P)H-quinone oxidoreductase subunit N: MALITTGNGFIRDLEKFGSLGVYVPLEGGYEGRYRRRLRATGYTNLHITARGLGDVAAYLKGVHGVRPPHLGKKSTGSGAAVGEVYYLPPMIDSHLQHLPPKSKGLLLWIIEGHILSDQEVEYLANLPKLEPRVKVVIERGGDRYFRWTSLEKTLLAS; the protein is encoded by the coding sequence ATGGCACTAATTACCACTGGTAACGGTTTCATTCGCGATTTGGAGAAGTTTGGTTCTCTGGGTGTGTATGTTCCTTTGGAAGGAGGCTACGAGGGTCGCTATCGCCGTCGTTTAAGGGCTACTGGTTATACTAACCTCCATATTACCGCTAGGGGACTGGGTGATGTTGCGGCTTATTTGAAGGGAGTTCATGGTGTGAGACCTCCTCATCTGGGTAAAAAAAGCACTGGTAGCGGTGCAGCGGTAGGTGAGGTGTATTATTTACCTCCTATGATTGATTCTCATTTGCAACATCTACCACCTAAGTCTAAGGGTTTGTTGTTATGGATCATTGAGGGACATATCCTTTCTGATCAGGAAGTGGAGTATTTGGCTAATTTGCCTAAATTAGAACCACGGGTAAAGGTGGTGATTGAACGGGGTGGCGATCGCTATTTCCGTTGGACTTCACTAGAAAAAACTCTGTTAGCTAGTTAG
- the rpsH gene encoding 30S ribosomal protein S8, with protein sequence MAANDTIADMLTRIRNANLARHQTTQVPATKMTRSIAKVLQEEGFIAECTESGEGINTNLVISLKYKGKTRQPLITALKRISKPGLRVYSTRKELPKVLGGIGIAIISTSSGIMTDREARRQNVGGEVLCYIW encoded by the coding sequence ATGGCGGCTAACGACACAATTGCAGATATGCTGACGCGCATCCGCAATGCTAATCTGGCAAGGCATCAAACTACACAAGTGCCAGCAACAAAAATGACTCGTAGTATCGCTAAGGTACTACAAGAAGAAGGCTTTATTGCTGAATGTACAGAATCTGGTGAAGGGATTAATACCAACCTAGTCATTTCTCTGAAATACAAAGGTAAAACTCGTCAACCCCTGATCACAGCACTAAAACGGATAAGTAAGCCTGGATTACGTGTTTACTCGACCAGGAAAGAACTACCCAAAGTATTAGGTGGTATAGGTATTGCCATCATTTCTACATCCAGTGGAATTATGACTGACCGCGAAGCGCGTCGTCAAAATGTGGGTGGTGAAGTGCTTTGCTACATTTGGTAG